A window of the Brassica napus cultivar Da-Ae chromosome C5, Da-Ae, whole genome shotgun sequence genome harbors these coding sequences:
- the LOC106350043 gene encoding uncharacterized protein LOC106350043 has translation MIRTKLLHECNKWTYVDRVRLVYLCVIHGFLIAKDSRVFIPHEYIRLVMDFEKMRMYPWGLHAYDELLASILKAWRDLHLKNSYVLDGFSYAFQIWVMEAIPYIGSLGELFPFISATGNNDVVVSTEFYREDEKKDERVGRIVTLLNAKQDWTEFVWEVEALPPTLELSDSEKDGENVEVEDVTDTHVEEPVVVARRGKRKLNDPGAEARKKELLCQRAAEHNSGISSGMKTFIKGLFTSAFNSFKEVVQNDIQERFENVQKEMAELKQAVSQIPGHYKKTHA, from the exons ATGATAAGGACGAAGCTTCTTCACGAATGCAACAAGTGGACGTATGTGGACAGGGTTAGGCTAGTGTATTTGTGTGTCATACATGGATTCCTCATAGCTAAGGATTCAAGAGTGTTCATCCCTCATGAATACATCCGTTTGGTGATGGATTTTGAGAAGATGAGGATGTATCCGTGGGGTCTTCACGCGTATGACGAGCTGCTTGCATCAATACTCAAAGCATGGAGAGATTTGCATCTGAAGAACAGTTACGTGTTGGATGGATTCTCCTATGCGTTTCAGATATGGGTTATGGAGGCAATCCCATACATTGGTAGTTTG GGAGAGCTGTTCCCATTTATATCTGCTACTGGGAACAATGATGTGGTTGTTAGCACTGAGTTCTATAGGGAAgatgagaagaaagatgaaCGAGTTGGTCGTATTGTTACTCTTCTCAATGCCAAACAGGATTGGACGGAATTCGTATGGGAAGTCGAGGCTTTGCCTCCAACTTTGGAGCTTTCTGATTCAGAAAAGGATGGAGAGAATGTTGAAGTCGAAGATGTCACAGATACACATGTAGAGGAACCGGTTGTTGTTGCAAGAAGGGGCAAGCGTAAGCTAAATGATCCTGGTGCGGAGGCTCGAAAGAAAGAATTGCTTTGTCAACGGGCGGCTGAACATAACAGTGGTATCTCCAGTGGAATGAAGACTTTCATTAAAGGTTTGTTCACCTCTGCTTTCAACTCTTTCAAGGAGGTGGTGCAGAATGACATCCAAGAGCGTTTTGAGAATGTCCAGAAAGAGATGGCTGAGCTCAAGCAAGCGGTGTCACAGATTCCgggtcactacaagaaaacacatgcttaa